The following are encoded together in the Neofelis nebulosa isolate mNeoNeb1 chromosome 9, mNeoNeb1.pri, whole genome shotgun sequence genome:
- the CMPK2 gene encoding UMP-CMP kinase 2, mitochondrial, with protein sequence MASALGPRAPLPLARLRGARALAMAPPRRFALELPGCGLAHFAVGGDAPGARLDPRVAALLGPPGRSYSLCVPEAPGGGCAARVRAARLHQRLQHQLRRDPLRRCQLRRLLCYGPGGGAGGVQRGFLLRDPGDSPDTRRALFSLLGDAPGGPSLGEFVGDAHQQVWQSLWELRDGAEWRQVGPRERVLAAPEPALHPVVPDLPSSGVFPHREAARAVLEACIPFIPEAQAVLDLVDQLPEQVHKGKFPVIAFEGLDATGKTTVTQSVSDTLGAVLLKSPPACISQWRKIFDDEPTIIRRAFYSLGNYIVASEIAKESTKSPVIIDRYWHSTATYAIATEVTGGLQYLPPAHHPVYQWPRDLLRPDLVLLLTVSPKKRMQRIEGRGVERTREEAELEADSTFRQKVEVSYQRMENPACHVVDASPSREKVLQTVLGIIQNNFS encoded by the exons ATGGCCTCCGCCCTCGGCCCGCGCGCCCCGCTGCCGCTCGCGCGTCTCCGCGGCGCCCGCGCTCTGGCCATGGCGCCGCCGCGCCGCTTTGCGCTGGAGCTGCCGGGCTGCGGCCTGGCCCACTTCGCCGTCGGCGGGGACGCCCCGGGCGCGCGCCTCGACCCCCGCGTGGCCGCGCTCCTGGGCCCGCCCGGCCGCAGCTACTCGCTGTGCGTGCCCGAGGCGCCGGGCGGCGGCTGCGCGGCCCGGGTGCGGGCGGCCCGGCTGCACCAGCGCCTGCAGCACCAGCTGCGCCGCGACCCCCTGCGGCGGTGCCAGCTGCGCCGGCTGCTGTGCTACGGCcccggcggcggcgcgggcggcgtGCAGCGCGGCTTCCTGCTCCGCGACCCCGGCGACAGCCCCGACACCCGGCGCGCGCTCTTCTCGCTGCTCGGCGACGCCCCGGGGGGCCCGAGCCTGGGCGAGTTCGTGGGCGACGCGCACCAGCAGGTGTGGCAGAGCCTGTGGGAGCTGCGGGACGGGGCGGAGTGGCGGCAGGTGGGTCCCCGCGAGCGCGTCCTGGCCGCCCCGGAGCCCGCCCTGCACCCGGTGGTGCCTGACCTGCCCAGCTCCGGGGTCTTCCCGCACCGGGAGGCCGCCCGCGCCGTTCTGGAGGCG TGTATACCCTTCATTCCTGAGGCCCAAGCAGTGCTCGACCTGGTTGACCAGTTGCCGGAACAAGTCCACAAAGGGAAGTTCCCGGTCATTGCTTTTGAAGGACTGGATGCCACAG GTAAAACCACTGTGACCCAGTCAGTTTCAGACACACTCGGGGCTGTCCTCTTAAAGTCGCCACCTGCTTGCATCAGCCAGTGGAGGAAAATCTTTGATGATGAGCCAACTATCATTAGGAGAGCTTTTTATTCTTTGGGCAATTATATTGTGGCTTCTGAAATAGCCAAAGAATCTACAAAATCTCCTGTGATTATAGACAG GTACTGGCACAGCACGGCCACCTACGCCATTGCCACCGAGGTGACCGGGGGGCTCCAGTACCTGCCCCCGGCCCATCACCCTGTATACCAGTGGCCCAGGGACCTGCTCAGACCCGACCTGGTCCTGCTGCTCACAGTGAGCCCCAAGAAGAGGATGCAGAGAATTGAGGGCCGGGGCGTGGAGCGGACCAGAGAGGAAGCTGAACTGGAGGCCGACAGCACGTTTCGTCAAAA GGTAGAAGTGTCCTATCAGCGGATGGAGAACCCCGCCTGCCACGTGGTCGATGCTAGTCCCTCGAGAGAGAAAGTCCTCCAGACGGTTTTAGGCataatccaaaataattttaGCTAA